Proteins encoded together in one Cicer arietinum cultivar CDC Frontier isolate Library 1 chromosome 4, Cicar.CDCFrontier_v2.0, whole genome shotgun sequence window:
- the LOC101497730 gene encoding sugar transport protein 13-like, producing the protein MAGGGFTTSAGDAHYEAKITVTVIISCIMAATGGLMFGYDIGISGGVTSMPPFLKSFFPDIYQRTQEASSVESNYCKYDNQKLQLFTSSLYLAALVASMAASPVTRKLGRKQTMLVAGILFIFGTAVSASAGTLILLILGRILLGFGVGFANQAVPVFLSEIAPTRIRGALNILFQLNITVGILIANLVNWFMSKLEGGYGWRISLAGAGVPAVMLTLGSIIVDDTPNSLIERGKEEEGKAVLKKIRGVENVDPEFHDILKASKVSVAVKSPFKDLLKPHNRPPLTIAIFMQVFQQFTGINAIMFYAPVLFNTLGFHSEASLYSSVITGGVNVLSTLVSVYFVDKVGRKVLLLEACVQMFVSQVVIGTVLGLKLQDHSDSLGKGYAMLVVVLVCTFVASFAWSWGPLGWLIPSETFPLETRSAGQSVTVFTNMLFTFIIAQAFLSMLCTLKFGIFLFFSAWVFVASLFTVFLIPETKNVPIEDMAEKVWKQHWFWKKYMSYAD; encoded by the exons ATGGCTGGTGGAGGATTTACAACGAGTGCAGGGGATGCACATTATGAAGCTAAGATCACAGTAACTGTCATAATCTCTTGCATTATGGCTGCTACCGGTGGTCTTATGTTTGGTTATGATATTGGAATTTCAG GGGGTGTGACATCAATGCCTCCCTTCTTGAAAAGTTTTTTCCCAGATATATACCAAAGGACACAAGAAGCATCATCTGTTGAAAGCAATTACTGCAAATATGACAATCAAAAGCTTCAGTTATTCACATCATCTCTTTACCTTGCAGCCTTGGTAGCTTCCATGGCTGCTTCCCCTGTAACCAGAAAGCTAGGTCGCAAACAAACTATGTTAGTTGCTGGAATTCTCTTCATTTTTGGCACTGCCGTAAGTGCCTCTGCTGGCACCCTTATCCTCCTCATTTTAGGCAGAATCTTACTTGGTTTTGGTGTTGGTTTCGCCAATCAG GCTGTGCCAGTGTTTCTATCTGAGATAGCACCTACAAGAATTCGTGGAGCACTCAACATTTTGTTCCAGCTGAACATCACAGTAGGAATTCTGATAGCAAATCTTGTGAATTGGTTTATGTCAAA ACTGGAGGGTGGATATGGGTGGAGAATTTCATTGGCTGGAGCAGGAGTTCCTGCAGTTATGTTAACATTGGGGTCAATCATAGTGGATGATACCCCAAACAGTCTCATTGAAAGAGGTAAAGAGGAAGAAGGGAAAGCTGTGCTAAAAAAGATTCGTGGTGTTGAAAATGTTGATCCTGAGTTTCATGATATTCTTAAAGCTAGTAAAGTTTCTGTAGCTGTTAAAAGTCCCTTCAAGGACCTTCTCAAGCCCCACAATCGTCCTCCATTGACCATTGCCATCTTTATGCAG GTATTCCAACAATTCACCGGTATCAATGCAATCATGTTCTATGCTCCAGTATTGTTCAACACCTTAGGATTTCACAGTGAGGCTTCTCTTTACTCATCAGTGATCACGGGAGGTGTGAATGTTTTGTCAACCTTAGTGTCTGTCTATTTTGTGGACAAAGTTGGTAGGAAAGTGCTCCTATTAGAAGCATGTGTACAAATGTTTGTGTCACAAGTTGTAATTGGCACAGTTCTTGGTTTGAAACTCCAAGATCATTCAGATAGCTTGGGTAAAGGGTATGCAATGTTGGTGGTTGTTCTGGTATGCACTTTTGTTGCATCATTTGCTTGGTCGTGGGGTCCACTTGGTTGGTTAATTCCTAGTGAGACATTTCCTTTAGAGACAAGATCAGCTGGACAGAGTGTGACTGTGTTCACAAACATGCTCTTCACATTTATTATTGCACAAGCTTTCTTGTCCATGTTGTGTACCCTCAAGTTTGggattttcttgtttttctctGCTTGGGTGTTTGTTGCGTCACTTTTCACTGTCTTCTTGATTCCAGAGACAAAGAATGTCCCAATTGAAGATATGGCTGAGAAGGTTTGGAAACAACATTGGTTCTGGAAGAAATATATGAGTTATGCAGATTAA